GCTCGGATTAATATGCTCTCCTGTATCATGTTCCGGGGAGACGGACAGCACTTCGACGATACGTGCTCTGTAGTTTATTCTTGGCATGTTTCTTGCGATAGCTGGTTGAAAGGGtggagcaagaagagaaacgATGATCAGAAGGCAACGAACGAACGAGAGTTATTTTATTAGTTTATTAACGCGCGTTCACCTCACGTGACTACTGACGCCTTGCGCATACGTTATATACACATAATCGCATCAAAATAAAACAGTACCAGTACTCCTCGTACAGGATACTATTAAAACCCCAACTGTTTTCAAACATAGCTCTTGCTGGGGATGGGAGCGAATTGGCCGAGGCTTGATCCAGCCTTGAGGAACTCGACAGGATCCTGGTGGTCTTCGACGTAACCAACACCTCCGACAGCCTTATCTGTGCGAATTCAGGTCCAATCCCTTCACGAGGCTTACGAAGTACTTACAGTAGCCAGCAATCCTCAGAATATCTTCAGGGAAGGTCCTAGCAAGCTCGAGCGGTGTGGAGAGaatctcttcttgatcttgccTGAAATAATCTCTCTGGCCAAAGACAGCGAAAAGGGTCCTCAGAGCATCTGGATCAGACTTCTCGCATTGGTTCTCGCCTGCCCCGTGATAACAAGACCCAAGGGTGAAGAGAGCGTCCCCAGCCTCCATTTCAGCATAAGTACATTCCTCGACATGGGGGGCACGGTCAGGACCCCAGAGGTGAGAGCCAGGGATGACAGCAGTGGCGCCGTTTTTCTTAGTACACTTGGACCCGGCGATGAGGCAGCCGACCATGGGTGTGAAAAGGGGATTGGTAGGATCGGGTCGAATTTGATAGGCGATCTGGTCCTGTTTTGAAGTCAAATGCTGAAACTTGATGGCATGAAAACGGACAGAAGAGCACCTACCCGATGAAGTGGCTGTTTCTGGGCCCCTGGAACAAGTCGAAGGGCAGCTGTCGAAGCAAGCATATAGCCGCTCTTTTGAGGAATCAATTTTTCACCAGTGTATGAAGAATACTCGTCGCTAAAACAAATTACAAGTCTCAGTAGTAGTTCATTTGAACAAGAGACAAACTCACTTGAGGAACCGTGCCATAACGCCCTGCCAAGTTGGAAGGCGTACAATCTTGGTGATAACCTGGGGAATTTTACCAAGCAAACCATAAATTCGAAGAGAGCcagaagggaaaaagtcTTCACCCAGCTCCTGGTGAGTCGACTTGGATTCGTAGTTGCCTCGTACAGCAAAATGGGGTTCGATGGAGCTCATGGCTTCTTGAAGGAGCTCGGATGAGAGGAAGTTGCGAATTATGACACCGCCATCGCGCTCGATGACTTTGTAAATTTCTTCCAGAGGGGTAGAGGCTTCGAGGTAAGTGAGAGATGCTGGCTTGGTCATTGTGTAAAGTATGATGAACTGCAGTGTCTGAAAGCTGTGCAGGTGAGCTAGATAATAAGAGGAGGCTTGTTTGCATATCCACTTCTTGATGTACATCGACTATATGTATAACGTCTAAAGGTATGCTACACTCTAGAATTAGAGTCCACTACATCCGGTGGAGACCAATTGTTCATCATGTTACTAACCTAGGAGTTCAAATTCTTTTTGAGGCCAAGGAATATACGTCAGTTGGCAATGGTATACCGTTGATGACTACTGAAGGCAGAGCCGATATAGATACCGTTCATTCCTTCGACGATACGAAATTGAACGCTTGTTCGCCTTTCGCCCTCTTTTTGCTGATGTGCGTGCCCTTCAGTCTGGAATTCAAACTTATTCTGGACGGCAGTCACTTACATTTGACCCAATTGTTGCCCTGTTTTGCTGGACGAATCGAAATATCGACAAAACGGAACGCTATCAGCTGATACTAAATAGAGGAATCCAGATACGAGAAATGGGCTCCGTTCAAGTCGCAAAATTTCCCAGAGTGGTAATTTTCGCACCTCCTTTCCCAATTCGCAGTTCATGCTCTTCAATTTTCCTCGGGCCCGACACAAGTAGACAAGCCACGAGTCCAATGGAAGACCGACAACCAAGGAGCCGACAACTTAACAATCATCGATCGAAATGCAAACTTCTAGAAGCAATACCTATCTTTCTAGTACACTTATCACCTCCAATCACTCAGCCGGTAGTATTGCCGATTCGCTCTCGgttctccctcttccggACTTCATTCCAACGCTGTGAATATATACATCCGGTGTCCATTTTTGAAGGGGTACAGATCAAATTCAACACTCTCACTCTTATGAGTCCGGCTTGTCCAACTCCAGGATAATCAACTACAAAGCCAGCGCTGTTATATAGGACTTCCCGGTCCGCAATGTCTCCAATCGCCTTGAAGGAGTTACAAACAACAGTTATTGGTGTCGACTATAATATACAAGCAAAATCGGAGACTGTCGCATCATCCACGCTTCTTGATTAACCCCTTCCTATCACGCTCTTGACATACATAACAGctgagagaagatggggtCAGACTCTCCGAAAGCCTATGAGATGGAGGACTATGATCCGAAGGTGGCGGGGTCTGTCGACCAGACAGAGATCCATATCAATGAGacgggagaaggagatatCATGAGAGCTAGGGTGCTTGACTCAGTCAATCATCGGAAACTCAATGCTCGACAGATCCAACTTTCATCCATAGCAGGAGCTATCGGTGCCGCTTTATTTGTGGCTATCGGCTCAGGTGTCACTGCGGGACCTGTTGCTCTGTTGATAGGTGAGTCAGTCCTCGGCAGATGGTTGGACTCTAGTGACGCTAATGACGAATTGACAGGCTTTATCTTTTGGGCCACAGTTGTTTACTCTATTGCTCAATGTCGTAAGCATTAGAGGTATTTGGAGTCAGAAGGCATGCTCACAGACGTGCCGTAGAACTGGAAATTGTCTCCTTATTTCCACTCGACGGATCTTTCATTCGTCTTGCTGGCCGGATGGTTGACCCGGCTTTGGGCACCATGGTCGGCTACAACCACTTTGTAAGTCTCTCCAATTTTTCCATGGTATATATTGCTGACAAAAGATCAATGCAGTTTGCTCAAACATCATTCGTCATCTTCGAAGCTACAGTAGTAAACACGCTCGTATCCTACTGGGGCTACTCCGAGTCACCCGCCATCCTCATATCGgtctctctccttctctatCTGGCAATCAACGTATATCGTGCGGACCTATTCGGCGAAGCTGAATGTGAGTGCTTATGATTCACTGGTTGATTGTTGCCTTCCTGGACGTATACTGATTGGATATCAGTCTGGCTTGCTCTTGGTAAGGTTCTACTCGCTATAGGCCTGATCTTGTACACATTAATCACCATGGTTGGCGGAAACCCCTTGAAAGAGTAAGCAATACACCCAAGCAACGCACCCAAACCCGTTCACCTTGTCCACTTCCGCTAATCTTTTTGCTCAAAAGCCGTTTCGGCTTTAGATACTGGAAAGACCCTGGTCCTTGGGCTGGTGACTCCCCTTCCACACGCCTCGAATCATTCATCAATGCTGTCAATACTGCTGGCTTCTGTATAGGCGGGCCCGAGTATATTTCGATGATTGCTGGTGAAGCGACCGACCCTCGGAAGACGGTGCCTAGAGCTTTCAAGACGATCATGGCTCGATTGGTTGTTTTTTTTATTGGGGGTGCTCTTTGTGTGGGTATTCTTGTGCCTTATAATGATCCGACGTAAGTGCATGGCCATTAATGGAGCTATTACGACTTGAGCTGACTTTTTGCATAGACTTGTGGCAGGTGACGGCACTTATGCTGGTGGATCACCTTAGTACGCCCTCCATTCTGTCTAAATCGCTCAGCATTGTCACATTCATGATTGACATAAAGGATCTGTAGTGTGATTTCCATGAACCGACTTAAAATACCCGTCTTGCCCTCCATCGTCACGGCCGCCCTGCTAACATGTATCGTCTCCGGTGGTAACGCCTACACCTTTAACGCCTCTCGAAGCTTGCACGCTTTGGCGCTAGATGGTAAGGCTCCTGCTGTACTTCGTCGACTCAATAAAAAGTGAGTTATTCTCCTCGTGCGTCGTCTTTATCTGTTGAAAGGAGGGCTAATAGATGTCTAGGGGTGTGCCTTACCTAGCAGTCATTGTGGTGATGCTTTTCTCTTGTTTGGCCTACCTCGCTCTAGGATCCACTAGTGCGAAGGTTCTCAATTGGATCTTAAACTTTTGCACGGCTGCTACTATGCTGTACGTCGCCTCGGATCGCTCCTGTCAGTCCTAGATCATTGTGATGCTAATCATGGCTATAGCAATTGGTGTGTCATGGCATTCACCTATGTCCGCTTCTACAGCGCCATGAAAGTTCAGAACATTGATCGAAAAGAATTTCTTCCGGTCTACTCCAAATTCCAGCCTTTTGCGGGATACTGGGCTCTGTGCTGGGCTTGTCTCTTCATTTGGCTCCAAGGATATTCAGTGTTTTTGAAAGGGAATTGGAATGTTGCCACATTTATTTTCAACTATGGTATCGTGAGTATACCCCACGTTAGGAACATGTTGCTTGTACCTGTACTGACTACATTGGCTGTACTTGTAGATTGCTTTGGCTGGGGCGATCGGATTGTTTTTCAAAATATACGAACGGACGCCTTTCCATAAGAGTAAAGATGTGGATCTTCATAGTGACCTTGACTTCTTTGATGCTCTCAACCAGTACTATCAACAAAAGAAGGACGATTCGCCGCCAGCGAACGTCAAGGATAAGATCATGGCCAAGCTGTTTTAATGCGATTGAAATACGACGGCGTGTGCGTGATGGACGTCTGAACAGTGCTACTAAAGGAAAAGTTGGGTAGAGTAATAATATTTTGAGGATTAGCAGGTTGTACGTCAGAAAATGTTGTCGTTGACGTCTGTGTTTCTAGTTACATAACGAGTTGTAGAACTCTTGTGATCTTTATTTGCTAAGCCATTGCGCGCACTTGCATGTACGCGTTAAAAATCTTCATTCTTATCCTTTTTGCTTATCAAAAGCTTTCAAGTTCTCATTTTTCCCCCCTATCTACTATCACATTTTCCCATACCTGCATACTTGGCATTTGTTGGTCTCATTTGTTTCCTCAACTCTCCCTTTCTGTTTCCTTCACTATACTACTTCCACATCTCCCCTTCATTATCACTTTTGTGCTCCTTTTTCAGCCTTCCActttccattctccatTTTTTAACGGAAGGATACGGGGGAGTGCAGCTTACAAAGAAATGAAAGCAATCGGTGTTCGTTTAAAAGTCGAACGGCCAGTAGAAAGATAAGCTGCGAAAAGTGAAAGATAAAGGGAACGCGCTAGCGATCAGGCACGGTTAAAATGATTACGGGAACCAATAGAAATGAGCTAGGCCTTTATCTAATAACCGACGTCAGTGTCAGAAATTAAGTGTGATGGCGACAAAGCGACTACATCTTGCCGCCTGAGCGAATCATAATCGAGTCTAAAGTAGAGAAGGATACCATAATGAACCACCAAGAGCATGGATATGTAGACGGAAAGATACGCCACCATAGAACAAAGTGACAGCTAGAGAATGAAGGCATATATACTATTAGTAGACTAGATAGACTACTACTTGCTTGAGTTTAGGTGTGATGGGCTCCTGGTTGGCAGATACACAGAGGCCGGATAAGAGGCAGAGAGCACGACAGAGAGGTGTTTCAGGGTTGGGATATTGAGAGAATCCTTCGACACTGAGCGCCAGCTCTCAATGCTGTTAGTTATACGGCCTGCGGCCAGCCTCTCGCTGGTACGCCTGAAATCTTAGAGTTGAAGGACCGGAAATTTGTCACCATTTTCTGCAGTTGAAAGGTCTGCAAATATGAAGTTTGAGACATTGTCAAAGCCAGGTGTCATCAACGACGGAGCTCTTCATGATGCTTCTATTATACTATGACTCTAAATATATGCTTCTatgattttttttcttctcattcCAATTTCCTCCACCGAGAGGCACTGTGAGATCAAATTTGTGTTATTACAATTCCGGCACAGAGTTTGCTATGCACTGATAGGGGTTCCAGGCAACGGCACTCAAATACGAAAGCCGGATATCGTAAGAGAAAATGACATGATGCTTATCAGTTGATGATGCAGGATCGACAAATCACATTCAAGCATTCTCCTTTTATTATCTCCGAGTTTTTGGCTTGCCATCTCTGGGGAAAAAGCATGAAGCAATTGCAACGCTAAAGAGATAAGAGAAGGGAAATTGGTTGGCTACCACAGCTATCCTGGTATCTTTGTTAATACCGCTTTCGGTGGGCGGATGAAGGTAAATCGTTGCTAAGTAGTATATAGCGTAAGGTGGAAGCCGATGTACCGCCCCCACTTCTCCCTATAACCTTTCAATTCCACTAGAACTTTGCCTCAACTAACTAAaccaaggagagaaggaccATGTCGTCAACAGTGTTGCCTCAAGGGGCCGGTTATGGTGTCGTTGTGAGTATCACTTGCGCTTCATACCATAATAGTACCCTACTTTTACTGACAACACGTGCCATTAGATTGGAATGGGTCTGTTCTTCAGTTTGCTGATGGTCGGGTAAGACTTTTCATTCAACCATGGGAAGTAAAAATTACTGACAATTCAATAGCATCGCAAAACTCCAGACACGATACACATCTCACAAAACTTCTTCCGCTGAAGAGTTCAATTCTGCTAGCCGAAGCGTTCCTCCCGGTTTGATCGCCGCTGGCATCGTCAGTGCTTGGACATGGGCGGCTACCCTTTTACAGTCTAGTGCTACTGCGTAAGTGTACAAGTAGTTTCCGGCGGTAGTACTTTGGTGCTTACTTTGAGCAGATACAAGTTTGGCATCAGTGGACCTTGGTGGTATGCTTCTGGTGCTGCCATCCAAgtccttctctttgccATGATCTCCAGCAAGCTTAAGCAACACGCTCCTTTCTGCCATACCTATCTTGAAATCATCAAGGCTCGATGGGGCCGAGCTGCTCAccttgtctttttgttctttgcCCTTGCGACCAACATCATCGTTTCCAGCACGTCaattccatctccttgcGAGTCGAACTTCCACTGACTGTTGCTTTTGTTTTTAGCTATGCTGATTTTGGGGGGTTCCGCTACTGTTACCGACCTTACCGGCATGAACACTGTTGCGGCTTGTTTCCTCATTCCTCTCGGTGTCTCCATTTACGTCCTCACCGGTGGTATGCGAGCCACTTTGATCGCCGACTACTCCCATACCCTCGTCCTCTATTGCATCTTGATCTCCTTCGCTCTTGTCGCCTATGCCACCTCACCCATCATCGGCTCTCCATCCAAGATGTGGGAGTTGCTCAACTATGCCGCCGAGGCCAATCCTATCTCTGGTAATGCCCAGGGCTCTTACTTGACCATGAGGTCCAAAAGTGGTCTCATCTTTGGTGTCCTTAACATCGTCGGTAAGTGAAGGCATCGGGCACATACCTTTGATTGAAGGACTGCCACTAACATGATGTAGGTAACTTTGGTACTGTCTTTAATGACCAGGCTTACTGGCAACGAGCCATCGCTTCCGATCCCAAGACTTCCGTCAAGGCCTTCTTGTGGGGTGGTAGTGAGTATATTTCTTACAAGACTCAAGCCGATCATACTGACGTATCCCTAGTCGCTTGGTTCGGTATCCCGTTGGGTATTGCCACTTCTTTGGGGCTTTCTGCTGTAGCCTTGGCCCACGGCACATCTACccccatcatcactttAACTCCCGATGAAGTCTCTGCCGGCTTGCCCGCTGTTAAGGGTATGTCGCTTTCTTCCAATAGCTTTAGAGCTTCCAGCTGATTAATCATGTCCAGCTGCGAGTGCACTCATGGGCCAGTCTGGTGCCACCGCTATGCTtatcctccttttccttgccgTCACCTCTGCCTGTTCCGCTGAGCAGATTGCAgtctcctccatcctcacTTATGACATCTTTGGCACCTACATCCGTCCCAACCCCTCTGAGAAGCAAATCCTCTGGGTATCCCACGTCTGTATCTTCAGCTACGCCTTGTTCATGGGTGCGATCGCTACTGCCTTCAACTACATTGGTGTTAGCATGGGTTACCTCTACGAACTGATGGGTTGTATCATCGGAAGCGCTGTTGTCCCTATTGCCCTCTGTATCACCTGGAGGAAGTGCAATGGTACCGGTGCTTGTGTTGGAGCCGTCTTGGGCTTCTGCGCCGGTGTTGCCGGTTGGTTGGGTATCACTTCTACTCTTAACGACGGTGTCATCAACGTTACTACTACTTTCGGCGATTACGAGATGCTTACGGGTAACCTCCTGTCTATCGGTGTCGGTGGTATTATCACTGTCGCTTGGTCTTATATCCATCCTGCCAACTTTGACTGGGATATTACCCGAtccatcaacaacaaggagGATTTCACTCTTACCGAAAACAACGAGCCTTCAGCAGAACCTCTTGCGTATGacgatgaaaaggagaagctcGACGGTGAGGGTGAAGGGTTCCAGGGTGGTGCGGAGCCTATGAGGAACACTACCCACACCACTGTTGAGGCGCAACCTACAGATATGACTAAGGAAAACGAAGAGTTACAAAAAGCTTTCAGGTTTGCTGCCATTGCTGCTCTTTCATTAGTCGTCATTCTTATCTTTGTGAGTCACCGTTTCTCTTTTCTGGCACGTCAGTGACTAAAGCTGACGTACACGAAAAAAGGTcatccctcttcccttaTTCTTCACATCACACGTCTACCCCGTCAAGGGTTTTACTGCCTGGGTCTGCATTTCTCTTATTTGGTTGTTTGTGGGTCTGGGTATGGTTGGTGTCTACCCAGCTTGGGAGGCTAGAGAGGGTTTGATGAAGGTTGGGAAGGGTATCGTGAGGGATATCACTAGACAGAATTAgagaaaaaataaaaaagcATCATTTGGTTGATGTATTAGACAATTATTTGTAGAATTAATGATTGAAGACTTATCATGCAACTTTGTATTAGTATGAAGATCTTAAACAGTACGAGGAGTAGCAGTTCGCGAAAGGAGCACAAGAAGCAGTATCAATAAATGAAGAGTCGAGCAATATTCAATTGGGGTTGTAAAGGAAGAGACTTAACGAATGATGCGTGGCTGGTCCAAATGCATGTCCCTTTTTATTAATGTGGCGCTTGATCATACTAATAAAATTgtaagaaggatgatggagacggatcttcttctctcgctcCAAATTTTCATCGGCCATGTCTCTGGAGATGTTGCTCACCCCCTGTCAAAACACGCCGAGAATCTGAAGCAAAATTTCAGTTTGAGGACCCGTCTTAAGTCATGCTTATCTCTAAATGGAAAATAAGTCATCTCATCAGTATGTGCCGACAGTCCTTCCGCGCTCTATACATTGGCACACCTTCAAAGCATCTGTTTTCATGGCGCATGAGTCAATTGACTTGCCGCGTTCCTTGCACAAAACACCACAATTGTCAATGAGATAGCACTAATCGTCAAAGCAAAAATGCATTCGGGTATACTTTCTCTAGATATGCAGGGGTATCCTAAGTTCACTTGAAATAAAaaagggagatggaaaagacaGCGATAAAAAATCAACTGTCAAAGCTAAGATTTTCGTGATAATCACCGCGCGACACCGTCGCATTTCAATCCACATGGACAATGAGGAGGGAAAACGCTCACTCCTAGAGAAAAAAGTCAAAAATATAGCGTCTAAGCAAGGTAAAAAGTAGATAATAAGAAGGCATGTGAAATGTCCGGTGTTTGATTGACTCTCTCAAAAGTTGATTGGGGGAACTGATTGATTGCTTGGGTTCCTCGGGGTCGTAGGCATTTCGAATATATGCGTAGATGTCGTCAAAtgcttcttcgtccttctcTAATTCTCCActgccttctctctctaGCACCTCAACTTCCTCGTGCTCGCGTTCATATCCATACTCAAACCCCTCACCTGTTTAACACCCGGTCAACTCATTCTTGGGGAAGGTGTAACCTTTTTAAGATATATTAGTACAGGCCATAGcataaagaagagaggggcGGGGGAGCGTATACGTACCTGCTTGAGCCCAAGTCGTCAAATTCGCATTGGAGTATACCTCGGCGTGTTTGGAGATATAATCTGCAGTGGGGTAGTCTACAGCATGCCGTCAGTTTCTGGTGATGAAAAATTCCTTAAATGCAAAGGATACTCACCATCGGGGTCACATCCGATAGAGATACTGTCCGATTGTTGATACACACGGAAGTAATCAATGCGAAGGTAGTTGGGGAAAGTGAGATGATCGAAGTCGACAGGTTGGAAGTTGAACGAAAGACCAAGGTTGACGATCAGGGTCATAGGTTCTTCGGGAATGGTTCGTCTTCCAATACCGACCCTTTCATTCGCCGCAACGGCGTCCGCATACATGGTCCAACTAGTTTTGTTGTCGCTGTACCAAGTTACGTATCCATCCTCCTTATTATTGGGAGCAGAATCGTATTCCATAGCAAACATGGCAAATTCGCCGCCACCTCCGGACTGGCTGTAATAGATGTCTCTGGGTACACGGGTaagagaagagacagaTTGTTGGTATGTACCACCGAGGTATGTGTTCCAGTATGTCAAGTCAGTATCATACTGCTTGTAGTTGCTTGTTGAAGTGTTGTCCCATTGGTAGTAGTCGTCAAAGGGTGCAGTTTGGAATGACTGGGAGACTTCCCCTCGGTTTTCGGAAATGATGATCTGCGCTTCAATGATATCGATTTCAGGAGACGATCGACCGACGGTAACGTCTGGACCAGGATGGTCTTCGCCCTCACACGTACATGACGGGGTACGCATACCGGGAAGTAGAGAGAGCTGAGTGCCGCTGGAACCACTGGTGAGTGCGGCTTCGGGGCCTGTACCATTGAGCCAAGTTTGGTTCGGAAGAATACCGACGTCACAAGAGTTGTAAGTGTATCTGCAAGGG
The genomic region above belongs to Cryptococcus neoformans var. neoformans JEC21 chromosome 4 sequence and contains:
- a CDS encoding urea transporter, putative, coding for MSSTVLPQGAGYGVVIGMGLFFSLLMVGIAKLQTRYTSHKTSSAEEFNSASRSVPPGLIAAGIVSAWTWAATLLQSSATAYKFGISGPWWYASGAAIQVLLFAMISSKLKQHAPFCHTYLEIIKARWGRAAHLVFLFFALATNIIVSTMLILGGSATVTDLTGMNTVAACFLIPLGVSIYVLTGGMRATLIADYSHTLVLYCILISFALVAYATSPIIGSPSKMWELLNYAAEANPISGNAQGSYLTMRSKSGLIFGVLNIVGNFGTVFNDQAYWQRAIASDPKTSVKAFLWGGIAWFGIPLGIATSLGLSAVALAHGTSTPIITLTPDEVSAGLPAVKAASALMGQSGATAMLILLFLAVTSACSAEQIAVSSILTYDIFGTYIRPNPSEKQILWVSHVCIFSYALFMGAIATAFNYIGVSMGYLYELMGCIIGSAVVPIALCITWRKCNGTGACVGAVLGFCAGVAGWLGITSTLNDGVINVTTTFGDYEMLTGNLLSIGVGGIITVAWSYIHPANFDWDITRSINNKEDFTLTENNEPSAEPLAYDDEKEKLDGEGEGFQGGAEPMRNTTHTTVEAQPTDMTKENEELQKAFRFAAIAALSLVVILIFVIPLPLFFTSHVYPVKGFTAWVCISLIWLFVGLGMVGVYPAWEAREGLMKVGKGIVRDITRQN
- a CDS encoding amino acid transporter, putative, translating into MGSDSPKAYEMEDYDPKVAGSVDQTEIHINETGEGDIMRARVLDSVNHRKLNARQIQLSSIAGAIGAALFVAIGSGVTAGPVALLIGFIFWATVVYSIAQCQLEIVSLFPLDGSFIRLAGRMVDPALGTMVGYNHFFAQTSFVIFEATVVNTLVSYWGYSESPAILISVSLLLYLAINVYRADLFGEAEFWLALGKVLLAIGLILYTLITMVGGNPLKDRFGFRYWKDPGPWAGDSPSTRLESFINAVNTAGFCIGGPEYISMIAGEATDPRKTVPRAFKTIMARLVVFFIGGALCVGILVPYNDPTLVAGDGTYAGGSPYVISMNRLKIPVLPSIVTAALLTCIVSGGNAYTFNASRSLHALALDGKAPAVLRRLNKKGVPYLAVIVVMLFSCLAYLALGSTSAKVLNWILNFCTAATMLNWCVMAFTYVRFYSAMKVQNIDRKEFLPVYSKFQPFAGYWALCWACLFIWLQGYSVFLKGNWNVATFIFNYGIIALAGAIGLFFKIYERTPFHKSKDVDLHSDLDFFDALNQYYQQKKDDSPPANVKDKIMAKLF